A window of Clavibacter phaseoli contains these coding sequences:
- the arsB gene encoding ACR3 family arsenite efflux transporter, translated as MPPAAPAPVRLGTTDRLLPVWILAAMGAGLLLAVSAPAVGEALHAFSVGSVSVPIAVGLLVMMYPVLAKVRYSDARQVAGDRRLLISSLAMNWIVGPALMFALAWLLLPDLPEYRTGLIIVGLARCIAMVLIWNDLACGDREAAAFLVAVNSVFQVLAFGALGWFYLQLLPSWLGLPTTSAEFSFWAITASVLVFLGIPLLAGYLSRRIGEKARGRTWYEDRFLPKVGPFALYGLLFTIVMLFALQGQQVIDRPLDVVRIAIPLIIYFAVTFLVGFLLGKAVGLGYERTTTLAFTAAGNNFELAIAVAIGTFGATSGQALAGIVGPLIEVPALLALVYAALWLRPRLFPTRTTDPAIAADPAASALDPVADRV; from the coding sequence ATGCCTCCTGCTGCTCCTGCTCCCGTCCGCCTCGGCACGACCGACCGGCTGCTGCCGGTGTGGATCCTCGCCGCGATGGGTGCCGGCCTCCTGCTCGCGGTGTCCGCCCCTGCGGTCGGCGAGGCGCTGCACGCGTTCAGCGTCGGGTCGGTGAGCGTCCCGATCGCCGTCGGGCTGCTGGTGATGATGTACCCGGTCCTGGCGAAGGTCCGGTACTCGGACGCCCGCCAGGTCGCCGGCGACCGGCGCCTGCTGATCTCGTCGCTCGCGATGAACTGGATCGTCGGCCCCGCGCTCATGTTCGCCCTCGCGTGGCTGCTGCTGCCGGACCTGCCGGAGTATCGGACGGGCCTGATCATCGTGGGCCTCGCCCGGTGCATCGCGATGGTGCTGATCTGGAACGACCTCGCGTGCGGTGACCGGGAGGCTGCGGCGTTCCTCGTCGCGGTCAACAGCGTCTTCCAGGTCCTCGCGTTCGGCGCGCTCGGCTGGTTCTACCTCCAGCTCCTGCCGTCCTGGCTGGGCCTTCCGACCACGAGCGCGGAGTTCTCGTTCTGGGCCATCACCGCGTCCGTGCTGGTGTTCCTCGGGATCCCGCTGCTCGCCGGGTACCTGTCCCGCCGCATCGGCGAGAAGGCCCGCGGTCGCACCTGGTACGAGGACCGGTTCCTGCCCAAGGTCGGCCCGTTCGCCCTCTACGGACTGCTGTTCACGATCGTCATGCTCTTTGCGCTCCAGGGGCAGCAGGTCATCGACCGGCCGCTGGACGTGGTCCGCATCGCGATCCCGCTGATCATCTACTTCGCCGTCACGTTCCTCGTAGGGTTCCTCCTCGGGAAGGCCGTGGGCCTCGGCTACGAGCGCACCACGACCCTCGCGTTCACCGCGGCGGGGAACAACTTCGAGCTCGCCATCGCCGTCGCGATCGGGACCTTCGGCGCGACCTCCGGGCAGGCCCTCGCCGGCATCGTCGGCCCGCTGATCGAGGTCCCGGCGCTGCTCGCCCTCGTCTACGCCGCCCTCTGGCTGCGCCCTCGCCTGTTCCCCACCCGCACCACGGACCCGGCCATCGCCGCCGATCCCGCCGCCTCAGCACTCGACCCGGTCGCCGACCGGGTCTGA
- a CDS encoding ArsR/SmtB family transcription factor has product MAVLDMLPIADVTACCAPLTREAMSAENADKLARSLRAIADPARLRVISMVAAHDGQEACVCDLTEPLGLGQSTVSHHLKVLVDAGILSRDKRGSWAYYRLVPGALDSLAGLIATV; this is encoded by the coding sequence ATGGCCGTTCTTGACATGCTCCCCATCGCCGACGTGACCGCGTGCTGCGCACCGCTCACCCGGGAGGCGATGAGCGCCGAGAACGCCGACAAGCTCGCCCGATCACTGCGCGCGATCGCCGACCCCGCACGGCTCCGTGTCATCTCGATGGTCGCCGCGCACGACGGCCAGGAGGCCTGCGTCTGCGACCTCACCGAGCCGCTCGGCCTCGGCCAGTCGACCGTCTCGCACCACCTCAAGGTCCTCGTCGACGCCGGCATCCTCAGTCGCGACAAGCGCGGCAGCTGGGCCTACTACCGCCTCGTGCCTGGCGCCCTCGACTCCCTCGCGGGGCTCATCGCCACCGTCTGA
- a CDS encoding arsenate reductase ArsC, whose product MTDTTAAPTVLFVCIHNAGRSQMAAGYMRELSGGTVQVRSGGSEPGDQINPVAIEAMAEEGIDISQAVPQLMTTEQVKDSDVVITMGCGDVCPIFPGKRYEDWELTDPRGKGLDEVRPIRDDIKNRVQKLLAELQPATR is encoded by the coding sequence ATGACCGACACCACCGCTGCCCCCACCGTCCTGTTCGTCTGCATCCACAACGCCGGCCGCTCCCAGATGGCCGCCGGGTACATGCGCGAACTGTCCGGCGGGACCGTGCAGGTCCGCTCCGGCGGCTCCGAGCCTGGCGATCAGATCAACCCCGTCGCCATCGAGGCCATGGCCGAGGAGGGCATCGACATCTCCCAGGCCGTGCCGCAGCTCATGACCACTGAGCAGGTGAAGGACTCGGACGTCGTGATCACGATGGGCTGCGGCGACGTGTGCCCGATCTTCCCCGGCAAGCGGTACGAGGACTGGGAGCTCACCGACCCCAGGGGCAAGGGCCTGGATGAGGTCCGCCCGATCCGCGACGACATCAAGAACCGCGTGCAGAAACTCCTCGCCGAGCTCCAGCCCGCCACCCGCTGA